The window TGGATTTCAACATTGTAAGAAATGTAGAATTGGAAGAGATCCCTCATCAAGGTTCAGTTGAACTATCTTCTGGTAACTACAAACTTATGATTGATATAGAAAGTCCTTCTATCAATCTATATAAGAATGAGGAGAGGATTATCGCAACCCACCCATCATCACCGGCTCTGGAGTGGAAATTGAATGTGAATGATGAAATAGAAGAACTAACCTTCAATTGGCACAGCCCTGAAACCGAGAAATTCTATGGTTTCGGTGAACGTTTCAATGCGATCGAACAACGTGGAAATGTGATCGATTGTTATGTATATAATCAGTACCGTGACCAAGGTACTCGTACGTACATACCGATTCCATTCTATATGACAAATAATCAATACGGTTGTTTTATTGATACGAATTTATATACTTCTTTTGACCTTGCGTCAAAAGAAAATGATCGATGTTCAGTCACGATTGAGCAAGCACCAGAAGTTTCAGAGACGAATATTCACTTCTACTTTGGCGAAATGAAGAAGCAAATTGCGTCTTATGTTCAAGACACAGGGGAGCCTACGATGGTCCCTGCGTGGGCACTCGGTCCATGGATGTCCAGTAACAATTGGGATCGTCAGTCAATCGTTACAAATGAAGTAGAGTTAACGAATGAGTACGACATCCCTGCAACAGTGATTGTGCTAGAACAGTGGAGTGATGAAGCGACTTATTACATGTTCAATGATGCAGAGTACGATTTGAAGCATCCAAGTGAGGCTCACCAATATGAAGAGATGCATTTTCCAGAGTGGGGTAGATGGCCAGATCCTAAAGGAATGGTAGAGTACCTTCACGAAAATAAATTAAAACTATTACTCTGGCAAATTCCAATCCAAAAATACTTGAACAAACAATATCATCCTTTAAATGCGCAAGACGAAGCATTCATGATTGAAAATGACTTCCTTGTGAAAAACGAAGACGGCACCCCATACAGAATTCCGGAAAACTGGTTCACAAAAAGTTTTCTGATGGATTTCAGTAATGAAGAAGCTTCTGAATGGTGGTTTAAGAAGCGTCAATATTTAATAGACATTGGGGTCGATGGTTTCAAAACGGATGGTGGAGAGTTCGTTTTTGGCAAAGGCTTGAAGTTTAGTAATGGTCAAACTGGTAAAGAAATGAGAAATCTTTACCCGAATGATTATATCGAAGCGTATTATGATTTCGCTCAACAGAACAATGGCATCACATTTAGTCGAGCGGGCTACATTGGTGCTCAAAACTTTCCGGCGCATTGGGCTGGGGATGAGCGCTCTACATTTGATGCATTCAAGAGATCGTTGATTGCTGGAATTAATGCTGGATTTGCAGGAATTACCTTCTGGGGCTGGGACTTGGCAGGTTTCAATGGGGAAATCCCGAGTGCAGAACTATTCATGCGATCATCATCAATGGCTGCGTTTTGTCCGATTATGCAATACCACGCAGAAAGTAAGGCTGAATTCAGCCAGGACCGAACGCCATGGAATATTGCTAAGAGAACAGGGCAGGAGCAGGTTATCGATGTATATAGATATTTTGCTAACTTGCGAATGAATCTATTGCCTTATATTTATCAGGAAGCAGAGAAATCCAGTTTTACAGGTATACCGATGATGAGGTCACTACTAATCGAATATCCTGAAGATAAAAATGTCGAAGGTCTGTATGATGAATATTTATTTGGCGATTCCCTATTAATTGCTCCTGTTATTGAAGAAGGAGCTGTTTCAAGAAAAGTATATTTGCCGGAAGGAACATGGTTTGATTTTTGGACAGGTGAGAAGTTCTTAGGTCCTATAACCATTGAAGCTGAAGCGGGAGTAGACCAAATCCCTGTTTACGTGAGAAGTAATCAAGCGATGTTACTGAATGTAGATAAAAGCGAGAAGTTAGGATCTTCAGTCGGAAATGATATAACAACATACGAACAACCACTTTGTAAAATTTATTATGAAAAAGCTTTTCGTCAAAAAGTTAGCGATCACTTAGGGAATCAATTAGAGTTGTCTGTTGAAGAAACTGAAGAAGATATCATTATTCAAGCTCAACATTCGATTGAACATCTTAAATTTGAAGTAATCGGTACTAATAAGAACGTTCAAATCAAGAATACAAGGTAGGTGACCACATGCTAGAAACAACAAGTTACGCTATATCACCTTCGAAGGTCAATGAGCCAAAGCTGGTCAATCATTCGGTGGGATCGATTCAATCCTTTGAATGGGATGGTGAAA of the Halalkalibacillus sediminis genome contains:
- a CDS encoding TIM-barrel domain-containing protein; translation: MHPDHKYTELMNLYVSHLKGEKENVEKNLIAYTPNVNNDSIYMIATWLWVYQKHDVDSISNVKGVDTGLLIDYLVNQWSRPHSNIWENSKGDIYLSNISMVYAALQSTKNTQGQSYLQKTITELRDYVFDHLLSGGTVLAGANTREVSADELLAVVPYGLFSPEDLVMVEAVEKMVDQLDSPGGLYPTAEADANSASATAMLALYYLEKSDKERSLYYANIARIQMESDELAKVLMELFDFYELANREKDYIFHDPLGNENVYISQLTERNPHYPTLDESLNLRCQVESDEEIKNVQLFISSESRKWEKQEDMKRVEEENIHYYETTIDPLPDHGKYQYYYSAELVNGKEVVSEKFLVTTRLNQHSRSFKLLKQSEEEVMIGFGQNRNLNGLSFSFRGEGLDFNIVRNVELEEIPHQGSVELSSGNYKLMIDIESPSINLYKNEERIIATHPSSPALEWKLNVNDEIEELTFNWHSPETEKFYGFGERFNAIEQRGNVIDCYVYNQYRDQGTRTYIPIPFYMTNNQYGCFIDTNLYTSFDLASKENDRCSVTIEQAPEVSETNIHFYFGEMKKQIASYVQDTGEPTMVPAWALGPWMSSNNWDRQSIVTNEVELTNEYDIPATVIVLEQWSDEATYYMFNDAEYDLKHPSEAHQYEEMHFPEWGRWPDPKGMVEYLHENKLKLLLWQIPIQKYLNKQYHPLNAQDEAFMIENDFLVKNEDGTPYRIPENWFTKSFLMDFSNEEASEWWFKKRQYLIDIGVDGFKTDGGEFVFGKGLKFSNGQTGKEMRNLYPNDYIEAYYDFAQQNNGITFSRAGYIGAQNFPAHWAGDERSTFDAFKRSLIAGINAGFAGITFWGWDLAGFNGEIPSAELFMRSSSMAAFCPIMQYHAESKAEFSQDRTPWNIAKRTGQEQVIDVYRYFANLRMNLLPYIYQEAEKSSFTGIPMMRSLLIEYPEDKNVEGLYDEYLFGDSLLIAPVIEEGAVSRKVYLPEGTWFDFWTGEKFLGPITIEAEAGVDQIPVYVRSNQAMLLNVDKSEKLGSSVGNDITTYEQPLCKIYYEKAFRQKVSDHLGNQLELSVEETEEDIIIQAQHSIEHLKFEVIGTNKNVQIKNTR